A single genomic interval of Phoenix dactylifera cultivar Barhee BC4 unplaced genomic scaffold, palm_55x_up_171113_PBpolish2nd_filt_p 000299F, whole genome shotgun sequence harbors:
- the LOC103714001 gene encoding endoglucanase 11-like isoform X2, protein MPSILHDRKRQSQSYVAPIMPRDLSSNLSIPLVPWILLLLLLLLHLPGAARAAFDYGDALSKSLLYFEAQRSGHLPYNQRVAWRDHSGLTDGLEQGVDLVGGYYDAGDQVKFGLPMAFTITMLSWSVIEYSEEIAASGEIGHALGAIKWGTDYFIKAHTHPNVLWTQVGDGDTDHYCWQRPEDMTTSRQAYRIDADHPGSEVAGETAAAMAAASIVFRTSNPHYSHLLLHHARQLFEFGDKYRGRYDRSVGPAKNYYPSVSGYGDELLWAALWLHRATGREEYLEYVVDNAFRFGGAAWAISEFSWDIKHAGLQVLASKLLMEEGGFHLKEKHRRRLEQYRSKAEHYLCSCLNKNSNGSNVRRTPGGLLYVRHWNNMQYVTGASFLLTAFSGYLAKSNQDLHCPRGSLGPEGLLLLAKSQADYILGANPMGISYLVGFGPKFPTRVHHRAASSVSYKEDKAFIGCAQGFDKWFGRQKENPNVLVGAVVGGPDAKDVFRDVRWNYMQTEACTYNTAPLVGVFAKLARFEGRRQQQLLEGVHPPISSC, encoded by the exons ATGCCCTCGATCTTGCACGACAGGAAGAGGCAATCGCAAAGCTATGTTGCTCCCATCATGCCCAGGGACCTCTCCTCCAATCTCTCGATACCTTTGGTTCCATggatccttctcctcctcctcctcctcctccatctccCCGGCGCCGCCCGCGCCGCATTCGATTACGGGGATGCTCTCTCCAAGAGCCTGCTCTACTTCGAGGCCCAGCGCTCGGGCCACCTCCCCTACAACCAGCGCGTCGCCTGGCGGGACCACTCCGGCCTCACCGATGGGCTCGAACAAGGA GTGGATTTGGTTGGAGGATACTACGACGCCGGCGACCAAGTAAAATTTGGCCTGCCGATGGCTTTCACGATCACGATGCTGTCGTGGAGCGTCATCGAGTACAGCGAAGAGATTGCAGCTTCCGGGGAGATCGGACACGCCCTGGGGGCGATCAAATGGGGGACCGATTACTTCATCAAGGCCCATACCCACCCCAATGTCCTCTGGACCCAG GTGGGCGATGGCGACACCGACCACTACTGCTGGCAACGGCCGGAGGACATGACGACGTCCAGGCAAGCCTACAGGATCGACGCCGACCATCCCGGCTCCGAAGTCGCAGGGGAGACCGCGGCCGCCATGGCGGCGGCGTCCATCGTCTTCAGGACATCCAATCCGCATTACTCCCACCTCTTGCTGCATCATGCCCGACAG TTGTTTGAATTCGGGGACAAGTATAGGGGGAGGTACGACAGGAGCGTCGGACCGGCGAAGAATTACTACCCCTCGGTGAGCGGGTACGGGGACGAGCTACTGTGGGCGGCGCTGTGGCTCCACCGGGCGACCGGGAGGGAGGAGTATTTGGAATACGTCGTGGATAACGCGTTCCGGTTCGGCGGTGCCGCATGGGCCATATCCGAGTTCAGCTGGGACATCAAACACGCCGGCCTCCAAGTCTTGGCTTCCAAG CTGCTAATGGAAGAAGGTGGATTCCACCTGAAAGAAAAGCACAGGCGCAGGCTGGAGCAATACAGATCAAAGGCGGAGCACTACCTGTGCTCCTGCCTCAACAAGAACAGCAATGGCAGCAACGTCCGCCGCACGCCCGGCGGCCTCCTCTACGTCCGCCACTGGAACAACATGCAGTACGTCACCGGCGCCAGCTTCCTCCTCaccgccttctccggctacttGGCCAAATCCAACCAGGATCTCCATTGCCCTCGAGGCTCTCTGGGCCCCGAGGGGCTCCTCTTGTTGGCCAAGTCCCAGGCGGACTACATCCTGGGGGCCAACCCCATGGGCATCAGCTACCTGGTGGGGTTTGGACCCAAGTTTCCGACCAGAGTGCACCACCGGGCGGCGTCCAGCGTCTCCTACAAGGAGGACAAGGCCTTCATCGGCTGCGCGCAGGGGTTCGACAAGTGGTTCGGCCGGCAGAAGGAGAACCCGAACGTCCTTGTCGGGGCCGTCGTCGGCGGCCCCGACGCCAAGGACGTGTTCAGGGACGTGAGATGGAATTACATGCAGACGGAGGCGTGTACATACAACACAGCGCCGCTCGTCGGAGTGTTTGCTAAGCTTGCTCGGTTCGAAGGGCGCCGGCAGCAGCAGCTTCTTGAGGGAGTGCACCCTCCGATTTCCTCATGCTAG
- the LOC103714001 gene encoding endoglucanase 11-like isoform X1 translates to MSSNGFFQSGSIPCDKQLPEEQRMPSILHDRKRQSQSYVAPIMPRDLSSNLSIPLVPWILLLLLLLLHLPGAARAAFDYGDALSKSLLYFEAQRSGHLPYNQRVAWRDHSGLTDGLEQGVDLVGGYYDAGDQVKFGLPMAFTITMLSWSVIEYSEEIAASGEIGHALGAIKWGTDYFIKAHTHPNVLWTQVGDGDTDHYCWQRPEDMTTSRQAYRIDADHPGSEVAGETAAAMAAASIVFRTSNPHYSHLLLHHARQLFEFGDKYRGRYDRSVGPAKNYYPSVSGYGDELLWAALWLHRATGREEYLEYVVDNAFRFGGAAWAISEFSWDIKHAGLQVLASKLLMEEGGFHLKEKHRRRLEQYRSKAEHYLCSCLNKNSNGSNVRRTPGGLLYVRHWNNMQYVTGASFLLTAFSGYLAKSNQDLHCPRGSLGPEGLLLLAKSQADYILGANPMGISYLVGFGPKFPTRVHHRAASSVSYKEDKAFIGCAQGFDKWFGRQKENPNVLVGAVVGGPDAKDVFRDVRWNYMQTEACTYNTAPLVGVFAKLARFEGRRQQQLLEGVHPPISSC, encoded by the exons ATGTCATCCAATGGATTCTTTCAGTCTGGCTCCATTCCATGCGACAAACAGCTTCCGGAAGAGCAAAGGATGCCCTCGATCTTGCACGACAGGAAGAGGCAATCGCAAAGCTATGTTGCTCCCATCATGCCCAGGGACCTCTCCTCCAATCTCTCGATACCTTTGGTTCCATggatccttctcctcctcctcctcctcctccatctccCCGGCGCCGCCCGCGCCGCATTCGATTACGGGGATGCTCTCTCCAAGAGCCTGCTCTACTTCGAGGCCCAGCGCTCGGGCCACCTCCCCTACAACCAGCGCGTCGCCTGGCGGGACCACTCCGGCCTCACCGATGGGCTCGAACAAGGA GTGGATTTGGTTGGAGGATACTACGACGCCGGCGACCAAGTAAAATTTGGCCTGCCGATGGCTTTCACGATCACGATGCTGTCGTGGAGCGTCATCGAGTACAGCGAAGAGATTGCAGCTTCCGGGGAGATCGGACACGCCCTGGGGGCGATCAAATGGGGGACCGATTACTTCATCAAGGCCCATACCCACCCCAATGTCCTCTGGACCCAG GTGGGCGATGGCGACACCGACCACTACTGCTGGCAACGGCCGGAGGACATGACGACGTCCAGGCAAGCCTACAGGATCGACGCCGACCATCCCGGCTCCGAAGTCGCAGGGGAGACCGCGGCCGCCATGGCGGCGGCGTCCATCGTCTTCAGGACATCCAATCCGCATTACTCCCACCTCTTGCTGCATCATGCCCGACAG TTGTTTGAATTCGGGGACAAGTATAGGGGGAGGTACGACAGGAGCGTCGGACCGGCGAAGAATTACTACCCCTCGGTGAGCGGGTACGGGGACGAGCTACTGTGGGCGGCGCTGTGGCTCCACCGGGCGACCGGGAGGGAGGAGTATTTGGAATACGTCGTGGATAACGCGTTCCGGTTCGGCGGTGCCGCATGGGCCATATCCGAGTTCAGCTGGGACATCAAACACGCCGGCCTCCAAGTCTTGGCTTCCAAG CTGCTAATGGAAGAAGGTGGATTCCACCTGAAAGAAAAGCACAGGCGCAGGCTGGAGCAATACAGATCAAAGGCGGAGCACTACCTGTGCTCCTGCCTCAACAAGAACAGCAATGGCAGCAACGTCCGCCGCACGCCCGGCGGCCTCCTCTACGTCCGCCACTGGAACAACATGCAGTACGTCACCGGCGCCAGCTTCCTCCTCaccgccttctccggctacttGGCCAAATCCAACCAGGATCTCCATTGCCCTCGAGGCTCTCTGGGCCCCGAGGGGCTCCTCTTGTTGGCCAAGTCCCAGGCGGACTACATCCTGGGGGCCAACCCCATGGGCATCAGCTACCTGGTGGGGTTTGGACCCAAGTTTCCGACCAGAGTGCACCACCGGGCGGCGTCCAGCGTCTCCTACAAGGAGGACAAGGCCTTCATCGGCTGCGCGCAGGGGTTCGACAAGTGGTTCGGCCGGCAGAAGGAGAACCCGAACGTCCTTGTCGGGGCCGTCGTCGGCGGCCCCGACGCCAAGGACGTGTTCAGGGACGTGAGATGGAATTACATGCAGACGGAGGCGTGTACATACAACACAGCGCCGCTCGTCGGAGTGTTTGCTAAGCTTGCTCGGTTCGAAGGGCGCCGGCAGCAGCAGCTTCTTGAGGGAGTGCACCCTCCGATTTCCTCATGCTAG